The following are from one region of the Gossypium hirsutum isolate 1008001.06 chromosome D03, Gossypium_hirsutum_v2.1, whole genome shotgun sequence genome:
- the LOC107950005 gene encoding linamarin synthase 2-like: protein MGESAIFPREFMEAIKGRGLIISWCPQQQVLSHPAVGVFLTHCGWNSLLEAVSEGVPLICWPFFGDQQTNCRYSCTTWGNGMEINPDVKRKDVEALVKEIMEGDNGQRIRQKALEWKRKAKSAISVGGSFVTNFDRMIKEALRQG from the coding sequence ATGGGAGAATCAGCTATTTTTCCAAGAGAATTCATGGAGGCAATAAAAGGAAGGGGCCTCATAATAAGCTGGTGTCCCCAACAACAAGTGTTGTCCCACCCAGCCGTTGGCGTTTTCTTGACACACTGCGGATGGAATTCTCTGTTGGAAGCTGTATCCGAAGGTGTGCCTTTAATTTGTTGGCCTTTCTTTGGTGATCAACAAACGAATTGTCGATATTCGTGCACCACATGGGGCAATGGAATGGAAATCAACCCTGACGTAAAGCGTAAGGATGTGGAGGCTCTTGTTAAAGAGATAATGGAAGGAGATAATGGGCAAAGGATAAGGCAAAAGGCATTGGAATGGAAGAGAAAAGCTAAATCTGCCATTAGTGTTGGAGGATCTTTTGTTACCAACTTTGATAGAATGATCAAGGAGGCCTTACGTCAAGGTTGa